The Thamnophis elegans isolate rThaEle1 chromosome Z, rThaEle1.pri, whole genome shotgun sequence DNA window ACTTTCCCCCTCTGTCAGCAAGAAGaattaataaaacaaatcaacaaaactactgcaaaacacacacagtccttgatttacaactgccATTGAGCCCAGAATTGAGATCATAAATTATGCTGACTTTTAGGTCCATCACACATCTGTCCCAATTTTGTAAACTTTTTTGGggtggtcgttaagcaaaccaTCATGGCTGCTAAGCGACtctgcagtcgttaagcgaacctGTTGTCTGCAATAGGCCACAGGGGCTCAGAAACAAGGCAAATGGCTGCAACATGGTTTAGGGAGTCCTATTTTGCctctttctgccaacctagcagttcgaaatgacgtaaaaaatgcaagtagaacaacaggaaccacctttggtgagaagggaacagcgttccatgaggctttggcatctagtcatgccggccacatgaccacagagattgtcttcggacagcactggctcctcagctttgaaacggagatgagcattgccccctagagtcgggaacgactagcccataggtgcgaggggaacctttacctattctgTCTCTGCAAAGAAAACCAGGGGGGTTTAATTCTCACCTGAATGATACGCCTTGGCTCTTTGTACCGGAGATGCACCGTAGATCCGTCCAGTCTAACCAGTAGGACCGGATACAGCCGGGCGTACTTCAATCTTGGAAAGCAAGCGATGGACGTCCGATTCGAATTCAGCTGGCTGGGCGTTGTGTGAAGCCCACAAGCCCCGAGAAGGCACCTGGACAGACTCTCGACCTGCAGGATGCTGGAACCAATTCAGAACAGAATGAATGGCATATTTTAAAAGggatggacctcaactcccagaattctccagcatgctttaagaggggtagaCTTCAAGCCCCAGAATCCCCTAGACTGCATGCTTAAGCAGTGTAGCCTGCAGCTGTTAAAACTGTCCATCTAccaccatgatggtgaacctacaaCATGTGATCTTATGGCatgcatgtcacaggtggcacacagagccatattcgCCCGTGTGCCAgctagctgatttttggccttctggagagccgagggaggccattttcaccctcaccaggcttcaaggaagcctctggagcctgggagggctataactctcccctcccccaggagGGGGGAAGGCACACGCATGTGAAGGATGGGGGGGTTGGGCAGATTCCATTGTGGGTCTGGAAATGCGccttacaaaaaggttagctatcaccgCCCTAGGTAatatgctggcttgggaattctgggacttgaaatccatccatcttaaagttaccaaaatTGCagtagtttttttatttttattttttaaatcttatttcaAGATATATTATACCCTTTTCAGAATGCCTCTGCTGTTCAGTTCTGGATTGCGATTCTCTAGGATTTCTGCTAAGACTATTCCGGGAACATCCTAAATACCTTAAACTCCTGCTTATAGCTGCCATTCTGACGTTCAGTGAGGCTTTGGGAATAGATCCTGATCAGGAATTCTTAAGAGGATTAAACTGCTTGGCTGTTTTTCAGAGCCATAATGCGAGGCGCTTGATAactggaagaagagaagaaagcaaaACTCGTTACAATCTTTGGATCTGTTATGTTGTGCCTCCAATGTTGGAAATAAACTTTTAGA harbors:
- the MRPL55 gene encoding 39S ribosomal protein L55, mitochondrial — protein: MAAISRSLSILQVESLSRCLLGACGLHTTPSQLNSNRTSIACFPRLKYARLYPVLLVRLDGSTVHLRYKEPRRIIQMPVDFSTLPEAERRSRLRRKSLMKSKKGQEEVATFEDDFQQEYYEKFWNKK